A window of the Listeria swaminathanii genome harbors these coding sequences:
- a CDS encoding LapB repeat-containing protein has translation MKKKFSIVIISVLLLGYLAPFDTLLVGADETTVTEDTAVKTSEAESATEKIESETGSDGETSEEPKETEASKETTEKAKTEEPASNIKTEINTDKNQLKQANLKATVPVGSTYNSLFPDDNLAKKIAVIITGNVAATGNESVDSADLLAISQLDLSGETGNDPTDISNIEGLQYLENLTSLNLSENNLTDLAPLKDLVNMVSLNLSSNPTLVNISGVEGLVNLQELNVSANKALEDISQVASLPMLKEISAQGCNIQTLELDNPAGDVLPELETFYLQENDLTDLTALAKLPKLKNLYIKGNASLKSLETLNGAAQLQLIDASNCTDLETIGDISGLLELEMIQLSGCSKLKEITSLKDLPNLVNITADGCAIEDLGTLDHLPKLQTLVLSDNKNLTNINAVTDLPQLKTVALDGCGITSIGTLDNLPKLEKLDLKENQLTSISEITDLPRLSYLDVSINNLTTIGELKKLPLLEWLNVSSNRLSDVSALTNFPSLNYINVSNNVITTIGKMTELPSLKEFYAQNNNISDLSMIHDMANLRKVDASSNLITNLGTFDNLPKLQSLDVHSNRITTTAVIHDLPSLETFNAKTNLITNIGTMDNLPELTYVDLSFNRIPSLAPIGDLPELQTLNVSDNNSYLRSMGTLDGLPKLRVLDLHNNYLNYTGTEGNLSALSDLTNLTELNLRNNVYIDDISGLSTLSKLFYLNLDSNKIEDISALTNLTNLQELTLESNKIEDISPLSDLKNLNKLVVSKNKIIDISPVADIVNQGATVTASSQALTLPTVLTYQGSFTIDNPVIWYDGTILAPSSIGNSGNYKDGKITWTKMTAASSSTLFNFNRLKDGLTFSGTITQPYKSAAKVTADAEQTYTIGDTISEEQFLKDVDAKSADGAPVTSDFATVVDLNTFGEYEVTLTSEKDGVQGDSCKVIVKVLHGAPVISADPTISYDKHATISEKQFLEDIHASTDLDTAITTNFSTAVNLNKGGDYTVALNSENEDGVKADTVYVTVTVNKDPAPIISAKTEITYDKFSKKTEAAFLDDIDAATNDGSVVTSNFATAVNLDKAGDYTVTLNSINSDSVAGTPTAITVHVDKEETATISTNTTQQYEKYAAIDEEQFLEDVHANINASPTTAVLNSDFETVVKLDVPGTYTVTITATNEDGGVSAPKEVSVTVRKLPAPEITADAEITYPKFDEVSEAEFLSDIHAAISEKDVAITSNFSTVVKLNKAGDYTVMLNATNEDGVKATPVEVIVHVQQGERPVITADATISYDKFANITEAKFLEDIHATSSDGQSSTVITSNFETATNFKTAMTYTVSLNAVNEDGISAEPVAVTVTINKEPAAALKADAEVSYAKNEAVTESDFFKDIHLEGTEAPSTAKATSNFDSAVDRSKTGDYTVTINATNEDAAVSTPIEVIVHIGAENAPVITAKSEVKYNKHEQADERRFLYDSEAKIDEANVEIKTDFAEKVDVDTVGTYTVTLTATNEDGQSANPVEVSVIVSDAAAEKVNVKYVDENGLEISAAETLTGNLDEAFSIDAKSIAGYKCDATLSGVFSTVEQTVVFHYKAIEPGVVTIKYKDANGKAVAEDKQITGDIGDDFEAEAQTVSGYSCQAIASGKITEEPQTITFTYSTATPSKKTGEITVQYVDESGKKLADSKKVTGNMDDSYSVEAKAIDGYSVVGNDSAKGVFTEKSQTVTFKYKKNTTASTDSTKNNKTNLANSDIKQPTNTEAKTSDGTLPETGDTDNVIWIVLVGISMLIISIILLFRKPKTNQ, from the coding sequence TTGAAAAAGAAATTTAGTATAGTTATTATCAGCGTATTGTTACTTGGCTATTTAGCGCCTTTTGATACTTTATTAGTGGGTGCAGATGAAACAACTGTTACCGAAGATACTGCAGTTAAAACGTCGGAAGCAGAGAGTGCTACTGAAAAAATAGAAAGCGAAACAGGTTCTGATGGGGAGACATCCGAAGAACCAAAAGAAACGGAAGCCAGCAAAGAAACGACGGAAAAAGCGAAAACGGAAGAACCGGCTTCTAATATTAAAACGGAAATTAATACAGATAAAAATCAATTAAAACAAGCTAATTTAAAGGCAACGGTACCAGTAGGAAGCACCTATAATTCCTTGTTTCCAGACGACAATCTTGCTAAAAAAATAGCTGTAATTATTACGGGAAATGTGGCTGCGACTGGTAATGAATCAGTTGATAGTGCAGATCTTTTAGCAATAAGCCAGCTTGACTTGAGTGGGGAAACGGGCAATGACCCAACGGATATTTCCAATATTGAAGGATTACAATATTTGGAGAATTTAACGAGCTTGAATTTAAGTGAGAATAATTTAACTGACTTGGCGCCACTGAAAGATTTAGTGAACATGGTTTCTCTTAATCTTTCTTCTAATCCAACATTAGTCAACATTTCTGGGGTGGAGGGTTTAGTAAATTTACAAGAACTCAATGTCTCTGCGAATAAAGCTTTAGAAGATATTTCACAAGTTGCATCTTTGCCAATGTTAAAAGAAATTAGCGCACAAGGCTGTAATATTCAAACATTGGAATTAGACAATCCGGCTGGTGATGTTTTGCCGGAACTAGAAACATTCTACTTGCAAGAAAATGATTTGACTGACTTAACCGCATTAGCAAAACTTCCAAAACTAAAAAATCTCTATATTAAAGGAAATGCTTCTTTAAAAAGTTTAGAAACATTGAACGGGGCGGCGCAGCTTCAATTAATCGATGCGAGTAACTGTACCGATTTAGAAACGATTGGAGATATTAGCGGGCTTTTGGAACTAGAAATGATTCAATTAAGTGGTTGTAGTAAACTGAAAGAAATCACAAGCTTGAAAGACTTGCCTAATTTGGTGAATATTACGGCAGATGGCTGTGCAATTGAAGATTTAGGAACACTGGATCATTTACCAAAATTACAGACATTAGTTCTCTCTGACAATAAAAATTTAACCAATATTAATGCAGTTACCGATTTGCCACAATTAAAAACAGTGGCTTTGGATGGCTGTGGAATTACGTCTATTGGAACGCTGGATAATCTTCCTAAATTAGAAAAATTAGATCTTAAGGAAAATCAGCTAACTAGCATAAGTGAAATAACCGACTTACCTCGATTAAGCTATTTAGATGTTAGTATAAATAACCTTACAACAATAGGGGAATTAAAAAAATTACCACTATTAGAATGGTTAAATGTTAGTTCGAATAGGTTATCAGATGTGAGCGCACTAACAAATTTCCCAAGTCTAAATTATATTAATGTGTCAAATAATGTAATTACGACAATCGGGAAAATGACGGAATTACCTTCGCTTAAGGAATTTTACGCTCAAAATAACAATATATCAGATCTTTCGATGATTCACGATATGGCGAATTTAAGAAAAGTGGATGCGAGTAGCAACTTAATTACAAATTTAGGTACTTTTGATAATTTACCTAAATTGCAAAGCTTAGATGTACATTCAAATAGAATTACAACTACAGCAGTTATACATGATTTACCAAGTTTGGAGACGTTTAATGCAAAAACTAATCTGATTACCAATATTGGTACGATGGATAATTTACCAGAATTAACGTATGTAGATTTATCTTTCAACAGAATACCGTCACTTGCTCCGATTGGAGATCTACCTGAGTTACAAACACTAAACGTATCTGACAATAATTCTTATTTAAGAAGCATGGGGACGCTGGACGGGCTACCTAAGCTGAGAGTTTTAGATTTACACAACAATTACCTTAATTACACTGGAACAGAAGGAAACTTAAGTGCATTAAGTGATTTAACAAATCTAACGGAATTAAACTTGCGAAATAATGTTTATATTGATGATATAAGTGGACTTTCCACGTTATCAAAACTATTCTACTTGAATTTAGATTCCAATAAAATTGAAGATATATCTGCATTGACTAACTTGACGAATCTTCAAGAGTTAACGCTTGAAAGCAACAAGATTGAAGATATTTCACCCCTTAGCGATTTGAAAAATTTAAACAAGCTAGTTGTATCAAAAAATAAAATTATTGATATTAGTCCTGTTGCTGATATTGTTAATCAAGGGGCAACTGTTACTGCGAGTAGTCAAGCATTGACATTGCCAACTGTATTAACATATCAAGGATCCTTTACCATTGATAATCCAGTTATTTGGTATGACGGCACAATACTAGCGCCATCATCCATAGGAAACTCTGGTAATTACAAGGACGGGAAAATAACTTGGACTAAAATGACCGCTGCGTCTAGTTCTACTTTATTTAACTTTAATAGGCTAAAAGATGGTTTAACTTTCTCAGGAACAATCACCCAACCTTATAAATCAGCAGCCAAAGTAACAGCAGATGCAGAGCAAACTTATACGATTGGTGATACTATTTCAGAAGAGCAATTTTTAAAAGATGTTGACGCAAAATCAGCGGACGGAGCACCTGTTACAAGTGACTTTGCTACAGTGGTGGATTTAAACACTTTTGGCGAATATGAAGTTACTTTAACGTCTGAAAAAGATGGGGTCCAAGGGGATAGCTGCAAAGTGATTGTCAAAGTTCTTCACGGAGCACCAGTCATTTCAGCTGATCCAACAATTAGTTATGATAAACATGCTACTATTTCAGAGAAGCAATTTTTAGAAGATATTCATGCGAGTACTGATTTGGATACAGCAATTACAACTAATTTTAGTACAGCTGTTAATTTGAATAAAGGCGGAGATTATACAGTCGCGCTAAACTCTGAAAATGAAGACGGCGTGAAAGCTGATACGGTCTATGTCACTGTTACTGTAAACAAAGATCCAGCGCCGATTATAAGTGCTAAGACAGAAATCACGTATGATAAATTCTCGAAAAAAACTGAAGCGGCGTTCTTAGATGATATAGACGCAGCGACAAATGATGGCTCAGTAGTGACATCTAACTTTGCCACAGCTGTTAATTTAGACAAAGCGGGCGATTATACTGTTACACTGAATTCTATTAATAGTGATAGTGTAGCGGGGACACCAACAGCTATTACCGTGCACGTAGACAAAGAAGAAACAGCAACGATTAGTACGAATACAACGCAACAATATGAAAAATATGCGGCTATTGACGAAGAGCAATTTTTAGAAGATGTCCATGCAAATATCAATGCCAGCCCAACCACTGCAGTTTTGAACAGTGATTTTGAAACGGTAGTGAAGCTAGATGTTCCGGGTACGTACACAGTAACAATTACTGCTACAAATGAGGATGGCGGAGTATCAGCACCGAAAGAAGTTTCTGTTACAGTAAGAAAACTTCCAGCACCAGAGATTACTGCAGATGCGGAAATAACGTATCCAAAATTTGATGAAGTAAGTGAAGCAGAATTTTTAAGTGATATTCATGCAGCCATTAGTGAAAAAGATGTAGCGATCACAAGTAATTTCAGCACAGTTGTAAAGTTAAATAAAGCTGGCGATTACACGGTTATGTTAAATGCTACGAATGAAGACGGGGTAAAAGCTACGCCAGTTGAAGTAATTGTGCATGTTCAACAAGGGGAACGTCCTGTTATAACAGCTGATGCAACTATTTCCTATGACAAATTCGCTAATATAACAGAAGCGAAATTCTTAGAAGATATCCATGCAACAAGTAGCGATGGCCAAAGTTCCACGGTAATTACATCTAATTTTGAGACTGCGACAAACTTCAAAACGGCCATGACCTATACAGTTTCGCTTAATGCAGTAAACGAAGATGGCATTAGTGCAGAACCAGTAGCAGTGACCGTTACAATAAATAAAGAACCTGCAGCGGCATTAAAAGCTGACGCAGAAGTAAGCTATGCGAAAAACGAAGCTGTAACAGAGTCCGACTTTTTCAAAGATATTCATTTAGAAGGAACGGAAGCGCCAAGCACGGCAAAAGCAACAAGTAATTTTGATTCCGCAGTAGATAGAAGTAAAACGGGGGATTATACAGTTACGATAAATGCTACAAATGAAGACGCGGCTGTATCTACTCCGATTGAAGTTATTGTTCACATTGGAGCAGAAAACGCACCAGTAATTACAGCGAAGTCCGAAGTGAAATATAACAAACATGAACAAGCAGACGAAAGAAGATTTTTATATGATAGTGAAGCAAAAATCGATGAAGCTAACGTGGAAATTAAAACCGATTTTGCTGAAAAAGTAGATGTCGATACAGTTGGAACGTATACTGTCACACTGACTGCTACGAATGAAGATGGCCAATCCGCCAATCCAGTAGAAGTAAGCGTCATTGTTAGTGATGCCGCTGCTGAAAAAGTAAATGTGAAATATGTAGATGAAAATGGGTTAGAAATTAGTGCAGCTGAGACCTTAACTGGTAATCTAGATGAAGCATTTTCGATTGATGCAAAATCAATTGCTGGATACAAATGTGATGCCACTTTAAGCGGCGTATTTTCAACAGTTGAGCAGACGGTTGTGTTCCATTATAAAGCAATCGAGCCAGGTGTTGTAACGATTAAATACAAAGATGCAAATGGAAAAGCAGTTGCCGAAGATAAACAAATAACTGGCGACATAGGTGATGATTTCGAAGCTGAGGCGCAAACTGTAAGCGGCTATTCATGCCAAGCAATTGCAAGTGGTAAGATAACCGAAGAACCTCAAACCATCACTTTCACATACAGCACTGCAACGCCTTCAAAAAAAACAGGCGAAATAACAGTTCAGTATGTAGATGAATCAGGTAAGAAATTAGCAGATTCTAAAAAAGTTACAGGGAATATGGATGATAGCTATAGCGTAGAAGCAAAAGCAATTGATGGCTATAGCGTTGTTGGCAATGATTCTGCTAAAGGTGTTTTTACAGAAAAATCGCAAACAGTTACTTTTAAATACAAAAAAAATACAACAGCAAGCACAGATAGCACTAAAAATAATAAGACTAACCTAGCTAATAGCGACATAAAGCAACCAACAAATACCGAAGCGAAAACAAGCGATGGAACGTTACCAGAAACCGGAGATACAGATAATGTGATATGGATAGTTTTAGTTGGCATTAGCATGTTAATCATTTCGATTATATTATTATTTAGAAAACCAAAAACTAATCAGTAA
- a CDS encoding InlB B-repeat-containing protein, whose protein sequence is MKYKGKLFLYVILSLLIVGASGFFKIDAQAAVTPPAAIDQIFPDEALAKGIQTTLGKSSTADTVTQAELDTITSLDITAKGVHSLVGMNYVTNLSSVSVANNQVSDLGPLANLNTLAWLEVTGNQIENLAPLSNLTSLASLFLAGNQITDVSALAGLGNLVFLDISQNKISDIQPLNSLTKLSAIQMENQQIVNEALDFETPLTVPITVKNIAGQAIDPKNISDNGVTDYPNITWTLPSFIDKVSYTFNELDTVGNATNTFSGTVEQPLTQHFMAIFDIDGAETSMRVEAGTLLVEPETPTKEGYTFVGWYDAETGGNQWDFATDKMPANNLTLYAQFKINSYKVTLKTDSAVSTQMVEYQGLIQEPAMPIKAGYTFTGWYDAQTGGNQWNFASNKMPAHDVTLYAQFSKDASQGGASSGTGGNGKASNDEEDTGNQQLVNEKLPGTGDSGWLPTSLIGAIIAAISLLTLRKK, encoded by the coding sequence ATGAAATACAAGGGAAAGCTGTTTTTGTATGTCATTTTATCACTGTTAATTGTTGGAGCGAGCGGATTTTTTAAAATAGATGCCCAGGCGGCCGTTACACCACCTGCTGCTATTGATCAGATTTTTCCAGATGAAGCTTTAGCAAAAGGAATTCAAACGACGCTAGGGAAATCTAGCACGGCGGATACGGTTACGCAAGCGGAATTAGATACGATAACGAGCTTAGACATTACGGCAAAAGGGGTTCACTCATTAGTTGGGATGAATTATGTAACGAATCTAAGTTCTGTTTCTGTGGCGAATAATCAAGTGAGTGATCTAGGTCCGCTGGCGAATTTGAATACATTAGCATGGCTCGAGGTGACGGGAAATCAAATTGAAAATCTTGCACCACTTTCTAATTTGACGAGTCTCGCAAGCCTTTTTTTGGCGGGGAATCAAATCACGGATGTCAGTGCGCTCGCGGGTTTAGGGAATTTAGTGTTTCTAGATATTAGTCAAAATAAAATTAGTGATATTCAGCCCCTAAACAGTTTGACAAAATTGTCTGCTATTCAAATGGAAAATCAGCAAATTGTGAATGAAGCGCTGGATTTTGAGACACCATTAACGGTGCCTATTACGGTTAAAAACATTGCGGGTCAAGCGATTGATCCAAAGAATATTAGCGATAATGGGGTGACGGATTATCCGAATATCACTTGGACGTTGCCGAGTTTTATTGATAAGGTGAGTTATACTTTTAATGAGTTGGATACGGTTGGGAATGCGACGAATACTTTTAGTGGAACAGTCGAACAGCCACTGACGCAGCATTTTATGGCAATTTTTGATATTGATGGGGCGGAAACGAGTATGCGTGTGGAAGCGGGGACGCTATTAGTAGAGCCGGAGACGCCAACGAAAGAAGGATACACATTTGTAGGATGGTATGACGCGGAAACTGGGGGCAATCAATGGGACTTTGCGACAGATAAAATGCCGGCGAATAATCTAACTTTATATGCGCAATTCAAGATTAATAGCTACAAAGTAACATTGAAAACGGATAGTGCGGTATCTACGCAAATGGTCGAGTATCAAGGTCTAATACAAGAGCCTGCAATGCCGATTAAAGCTGGTTACACGTTTACAGGTTGGTATGATGCTCAAACTGGAGGCAATCAATGGAATTTTGCATCGAATAAAATGCCAGCGCATGATGTTACTTTATATGCGCAGTTTAGTAAGGATGCTAGTCAAGGCGGGGCTAGCTCGGGAACGGGCGGAAATGGGAAAGCGAGTAATGATGAAGAGGATACTGGAAATCAGCAGTTGGTCAACGAAAAACTTCCTGGAACTGGTGATAGCGGATGGCTACCAACATCATTGATTGGCGCAATTATTGCAGCAATCTCATTACTCACACTACGGAAAAAATAA
- a CDS encoding class I adenylate-forming enzyme family protein, with the protein MMIKKYEPLNLYTNFKNAAERYPEMPIHFDEELVTFPELGLHTTYKKCEEAIIQKAAHLHRFGVRKEEKVIVYKSAKFDSYVLAVAISYLGAVPIMVSPHLPASTIDIFVNRLDQPWLLFDSETSEKSHQLNNLPDARLINAEQLFKAPLDGYTCEQEELPKDMIAYMTHTSGTTGVPKLIAHSANSMGWRTKYQRRILNFIKPRGLVAFHISPVHSRFNIGVSSLMSLGFPLLPIANPSKANVEKVLREYKPYVLETHPNHFVQWASLAREKPDVFQSIKFYHSTFDAINKETMAVFLRTSEYKKPIFLQIYGQSECGPMILRGHTLQSIETLNARDMGIGVPGLTEVRIVDQDGNPVPAGVSGNIQMLSKGRALTYYKEEARFEENVYGPWWDSGDYGMKDEQGRLFLQDRQVDLVETIDSTLAIEDKLLDTLTFLDEVVIIRGENGSPQPIIAVHNDGEMNWDAWWKAVSDLPHMNEPMVMKYEEIPRTATMKVQRLQMERELKK; encoded by the coding sequence ATGATGATAAAAAAGTACGAACCGCTTAATCTCTATACCAATTTCAAAAATGCAGCTGAACGCTATCCAGAAATGCCCATCCATTTTGATGAAGAGCTTGTAACTTTCCCAGAATTAGGCCTACACACAACTTACAAAAAATGCGAAGAAGCTATTATTCAAAAAGCTGCTCACCTACATAGATTTGGTGTTCGCAAAGAAGAAAAAGTAATTGTTTATAAATCTGCCAAATTCGATTCTTATGTTTTAGCAGTTGCGATTTCTTATCTTGGAGCTGTGCCAATCATGGTTTCGCCGCACCTTCCAGCGTCCACTATCGATATTTTCGTTAACCGATTAGACCAACCTTGGTTACTTTTTGATTCCGAAACTTCCGAGAAAAGTCACCAATTAAACAATTTGCCAGACGCTCGATTGATCAATGCTGAACAATTGTTTAAAGCACCACTTGATGGCTACACTTGCGAACAAGAAGAATTACCAAAAGATATGATTGCCTATATGACACATACTTCCGGAACAACGGGCGTACCAAAATTAATTGCCCACTCCGCGAATTCGATGGGCTGGAGAACGAAATACCAACGACGCATTCTTAATTTCATTAAACCAAGAGGCCTCGTGGCTTTCCATATTTCACCAGTACATTCTCGCTTTAACATCGGCGTATCTTCCTTGATGTCACTTGGTTTCCCGCTACTACCAATTGCGAACCCATCCAAAGCGAATGTCGAAAAAGTACTACGCGAATATAAACCATACGTCCTTGAAACGCATCCAAACCATTTTGTTCAATGGGCATCCCTTGCTCGCGAAAAACCGGACGTATTCCAAAGCATCAAATTTTATCATTCAACTTTTGATGCGATCAATAAAGAAACAATGGCGGTTTTCCTTCGTACGTCTGAATATAAAAAACCAATTTTCTTACAAATTTATGGTCAAAGTGAATGTGGCCCAATGATTTTACGCGGTCATACATTGCAATCCATCGAAACGTTAAATGCTCGCGATATGGGAATTGGCGTACCTGGCTTAACAGAAGTTCGTATCGTCGACCAAGACGGCAACCCTGTCCCAGCTGGCGTTAGTGGCAATATCCAAATGCTTTCTAAAGGACGCGCACTTACTTATTACAAAGAAGAAGCTCGTTTTGAAGAAAATGTATACGGACCTTGGTGGGACAGCGGCGACTACGGCATGAAAGATGAGCAAGGTCGCTTGTTCTTGCAAGATCGCCAAGTGGATTTAGTGGAAACAATTGATAGCACACTTGCGATTGAAGATAAATTGCTTGATACACTTACTTTCCTAGATGAAGTTGTCATTATCCGTGGCGAAAATGGCAGCCCACAACCAATTATCGCTGTTCATAATGACGGCGAAATGAACTGGGACGCATGGTGGAAAGCCGTTTCTGACTTACCGCATATGAACGAACCAATGGTAATGAAATATGAAGAAATCCCTCGTACTGCGACAATGAAAGTACAACGTTTGCAGATGGAACGGGAATTGAAGAAATAA
- a CDS encoding flavocytochrome c has protein sequence MKKRLATTLIMLLSLALVIAGCGSNNSSKSDTAKEKEKTEVTSGASKTSYTDPSELKDKYDIVIVGAGGAGMSAALEAKAKGMNPVILEKMPLAGGNTMKASSGMNASETKFQKEQGINDSNDKFYEETLKGGHGTNDKAMLRFFVDNSASAIDWLDSMDIKLNNLTITGGMSEKRTHRPEDGSAVGKYLVDGLLKNVQEQKIPVFVNADVKEITQKDGKVTGVKVKLNNKDEKTISSNAVVVTTGGYGANKDMIEKERPDLKGYVTTNQEGSTGDGIKMIEKLGGTTVDMDQIQVHPTVQQDKSYLIGEAVRGEGAILVSAQGNRFGNELDTRDNVTASINKLPEKTAYLIFDAGVKDRVKAIAQYEEMGFVEEGKTIDELAGKINVSKENLAKTVDTWNTSVKNKKDEAFGRTTAMDNDLSKAPYYAIKIGPGIHYTMGGVKINTNTEVLDKDGKPITGLFAAGEVTGGLHGENRIGGNSVAEIIIFGRQAGDKSAEFVKAQ, from the coding sequence ATGAAAAAAAGGTTAGCTACAACACTCATCATGCTACTATCGCTTGCACTAGTCATTGCAGGTTGTGGCAGTAACAACTCAAGTAAAAGTGACACGGCTAAAGAAAAAGAGAAAACAGAAGTAACATCGGGAGCATCAAAAACTAGCTACACAGATCCATCTGAATTAAAAGATAAATACGATATCGTTATTGTTGGTGCAGGCGGCGCAGGGATGTCAGCAGCACTTGAAGCAAAAGCGAAAGGGATGAACCCAGTAATCCTTGAAAAAATGCCACTAGCAGGCGGAAACACAATGAAAGCCTCTTCTGGTATGAATGCATCTGAAACTAAATTCCAAAAAGAACAAGGAATTAACGATAGTAACGACAAATTTTACGAAGAAACATTAAAAGGTGGTCACGGAACAAACGATAAAGCAATGCTTCGTTTTTTCGTAGACAATTCCGCCAGCGCGATTGACTGGTTGGACTCGATGGACATTAAATTAAACAACTTAACGATCACAGGCGGAATGAGCGAAAAACGTACACACCGTCCTGAAGATGGCTCAGCTGTTGGTAAATACTTAGTAGACGGTTTACTAAAAAATGTTCAAGAACAAAAAATCCCAGTTTTCGTTAATGCCGACGTAAAAGAAATTACGCAAAAAGACGGCAAAGTAACTGGTGTTAAAGTGAAATTAAACAATAAAGACGAAAAAACAATTAGTTCAAACGCAGTAGTTGTAACAACTGGCGGTTACGGAGCTAATAAAGATATGATTGAAAAAGAACGTCCAGACTTAAAAGGCTATGTAACAACGAACCAAGAAGGAAGTACTGGCGACGGTATTAAAATGATCGAAAAACTTGGTGGAACTACAGTAGATATGGACCAAATCCAAGTTCACCCAACAGTTCAACAAGATAAATCTTACCTTATCGGTGAAGCAGTTCGTGGCGAAGGTGCCATTTTAGTTTCAGCGCAAGGTAACCGTTTTGGCAATGAGTTAGATACACGCGATAACGTAACAGCTTCTATCAATAAATTACCAGAAAAAACAGCGTACCTAATTTTCGATGCAGGTGTTAAAGATCGCGTAAAAGCAATCGCGCAATACGAAGAAATGGGCTTTGTTGAAGAAGGAAAAACAATTGATGAATTAGCCGGTAAAATCAATGTTTCCAAAGAAAACCTAGCTAAAACAGTAGATACTTGGAACACAAGCGTGAAAAACAAAAAAGACGAAGCATTCGGTAGAACAACTGCGATGGATAATGATTTATCTAAAGCACCATATTACGCAATCAAAATCGGCCCAGGAATTCACTACACAATGGGTGGCGTGAAAATCAACACAAATACAGAAGTTTTAGACAAAGACGGTAAACCAATCACTGGCCTATTTGCTGCGGGAGAAGTAACTGGTGGCTTACACGGGGAAAACCGTATTGGCGGAAACTCTGTTGCTGAAATCATTATTTTCGGACGTCAAGCTGGTGACAAATCAGCTGAATTTGTAAAAGCACAATAA
- a CDS encoding oxidoreductase, with the protein MLKMGFIGNGKSTNRYHLPFILERDNIEVKTIYNRNPKTATWDKIEGVHYTTDLEELLKDPEIQLITISTTQSSHYEYAKKVLENGKNVLVEKPFMMTYDEAKEIFELAKERDLLVQCYQNRRFDSDFLTAQKVIESGKLGELLEVEMHYDYFRPEIPESVHEFKFYDSYLYGHGCHTIDQVLSYFGKPDHIHYDVRQLLGEGRMNDYFDLDLYYGVTKVSVKSSYFRIKARPSFVLYGKKGTFTKETKDRQEEHLKLFYLPSNPDFGIDLPEHYGTLTYVDDAGVWHEEKVISEVGDYGRVYDDLYEAIINGKSKQVTDEETLLQMEILEKGVESCK; encoded by the coding sequence ATGTTGAAAATGGGTTTTATCGGAAACGGAAAAAGTACGAATAGATATCATTTACCGTTTATTTTAGAGCGGGATAATATTGAAGTGAAGACGATTTATAATCGCAATCCTAAAACAGCTACATGGGATAAAATTGAAGGTGTCCACTACACAACAGACTTAGAAGAGCTGTTAAAAGACCCAGAAATCCAGTTAATTACTATTTCTACAACACAAAGTTCTCACTACGAATATGCCAAAAAGGTATTAGAAAATGGTAAAAATGTACTTGTTGAAAAACCATTTATGATGACTTACGACGAAGCTAAAGAAATTTTTGAATTGGCTAAAGAACGCGATTTACTTGTTCAATGCTACCAAAATCGTCGTTTCGATTCCGATTTCCTTACTGCGCAAAAAGTAATTGAAAGCGGAAAATTGGGCGAACTTTTGGAAGTGGAAATGCATTATGATTATTTCCGCCCAGAAATTCCAGAGTCAGTTCACGAATTTAAATTTTACGACAGCTATTTATATGGTCACGGCTGCCACACAATCGACCAAGTGTTATCTTACTTCGGCAAACCGGACCACATTCATTACGACGTCCGCCAACTGCTCGGCGAAGGTCGAATGAACGACTACTTCGACCTTGATTTATATTATGGCGTAACAAAAGTATCCGTAAAATCCAGCTATTTCCGCATAAAAGCCCGTCCAAGCTTCGTGTTATACGGCAAAAAAGGAACCTTTACAAAAGAAACAAAAGACCGCCAAGAAGAACATTTAAAACTATTTTACTTGCCAAGCAACCCGGACTTTGGAATCGATTTACCAGAGCATTACGGAACGCTTACGTATGTAGATGATGCAGGAGTTTGGCACGAAGAGAAAGTAATCTCTGAGGTTGGCGATTATGGTCGCGTATACGATGATTTATATGAAGCGATTATTAATGGCAAATCGAAACAAGTGACAGATGAAGAGACGTTACTGCAAATGGAAATTTTGGAAAAAGGTGTCGAGAGTTGTAAGTAA